A genomic stretch from Cydia amplana chromosome 1, ilCydAmpl1.1, whole genome shotgun sequence includes:
- the LOC134653927 gene encoding thyrostimulin beta-5 subunit-like, producing the protein MAYNVLVLVALAAAVSGELSLCKRHVYIARAEQADEHGRKCWDHVKVPTCGGRCDSREVSDWQFPFKKAHHPVCVHGSRRPLMVKLRHCDEGVTKGTEIFHYIAAEECRCMICSSQHTSCEWLPPHSTIVEGFVDETEKDDDI; encoded by the exons ATGGCGTATAACGTGTTGGTGCTGGTGGCGCTGGCAGCGGCGGTGTCCGGCGAGCTGAGCCTGTGCAAGCGGCACGTGTACATCGCGCGCGCGGAGCAGGCGGACGAGCATGGCAGAAAGTGCTGGGACCACGTCAAGGTGCCCACTTGTGGGGGCCGCTGCGATTCTAGAGAA GTTTCCGACTGGCAGTTCCCATTTAAGAAGGCCCACCACCCAGTGTGCGTGCACGGATCCCGGCGCCCCCTCATGGTGAAGCTGCGGCATTGCGATGAGGGTGTCACCAAGGGCACCGAGATTTTCCACTACATCGCTGCCGAAGAATGTCGCTGCATG ATTTGTTCATCACAACACACCAGCTGCGAATGGCTACCGCCACATTCAACCATTGTCGAAGGGTTTGTCGATGAAACGGAAAAAGACGATGATATATAA